Proteins encoded in a region of the Diospyros lotus cultivar Yz01 chromosome 9, ASM1463336v1, whole genome shotgun sequence genome:
- the LOC127809925 gene encoding L-tryptophan--pyruvate aminotransferase 1 — MPARENGAITNLSSSSDTLINLDHGDPIVFESFWKKMGEKCSVVISGSQSLSYFANTKNLCWFLEPELEEEIRRLHRVVGNAAAEDHYVVVGTGSTQLVQAVLFALCSSASGETPPEPVSVVAAAPYYSCYPEVTDFLSSKLYKWGGDAQSFDKKGPYIEFVTSPNNPDGSIRESIIVKKRGEEEGKVVHDLAYYWPHYTPITSPARFDIMLFTVSKCTGHAGSRIGWALVKDKYVATRMTKFIEVNTIGVSKESQLRASKILGAISDGSLQSSSNNFFEYGRLLMEERWEKLRQVVGRSNIFSLPKYPQEHCLFTGKLSETHAAFAWMKHNMATEDLEKLLRGKKILSRSGSRFGSDQSYVRLSMLGREDEFKLFLERLTAIQ, encoded by the exons ATGCCTGCCAGAGAGAATGGCGCCATAACCAACCTATCTTCCTCCTCAGACACTCTCATCAATCTCGATCA TGGCGATCCGATTGTGTTCGAGTCGTTCTGGAAGAAGATGGGTGAAAAGTGCAGCGTCGTGATTTCCGGCAGCCAGTCGCTGAGCTACTTTGCCAATACGAAGAATCTGTGCTGGTTCTTGGAGCCGGAATTGGAGGAGGAGATCCGGCGGCTCCATCGGGTGGTCGGAAACGCGGCAGCCGAGGACCACTACGTGGTGGTGGGGACTGGCTCGACACAGCTCGTTCAGGCGGTCCTCTTCGCTCTCTGCTCATCGGCGTCCGGTGAGACGCCGCCGGAGCCTGTCAGTGTGGTTGCCGCTGCTCCTTACTACTCG TGCTACCCAGAAGTGACGGACTTTCTGAGCTCAAAGCTGTACAAATGGGGAGGAGATGCTCAAAGCTTCGACAAGAAAGGGCCATACATCGAGTTCGTGACATCACCAAACAACCCAGATGGCAGCATTCGAGAATCCATTATTGTGAAGAAGCGAGGTGAAGAAGAAGGTAAGGTAGTGCATGACCTGGCCTACTACTGGCCTCACTACACTCCTATCACTTCTCCGGCCCGTTTTGACATCATGCTCTTCACTGTTTCCAAATGCACTGGCCATGCCGGATCTCGCATTGG ATGGGCTCTTGTGAAGGACAAGTATGTGGCAACAAGGATGACAAAGTTCATAGAGGTGAACACAATTGGGGTCTCAAAGGAGTCCCAGCTCCGAGCTTCAAAGATCTTGGGAGCCATCTCCGATGGCAGCCTGCAATCCAGCTCAAACAACTTCTTCGAATATGGTCGTCTTCTAATGGAAGAAAGATGGGAGAAGTTGAGGCAAGTGGTTGGAAGAAGCAACATCTTCAGCCTCCCTAAATACCCACAAGAGCATTGCCTCTTCACCGGCAAGCTCAGTGAAACTCATGCTG CCTTTGCATGGATGAAACACAACATGGCGACTGAGGACCTGGAGAAGCTTCTTCGAGGAAAGAAGATTCTGTCGAGAAGCGGGAGTCGATTTGGGAGCGATCAGAGTTATGTCAGGCTGAGCATGTTGGGTCGGGAAGACGAGTTCAAGCTCTTTCTAGAGAGGTTGACGGCCATACAATAA